A stretch of Garra rufa chromosome 11, GarRuf1.0, whole genome shotgun sequence DNA encodes these proteins:
- the LOC141345983 gene encoding regulator of G-protein signaling 9-binding protein: protein MGKDECKTMLDALNKVTACYRHLVIALGSTSDSQNLREELKKTRKKAQELAVANRTKLTGLLKDKNISKDDRAEYERLWVLFTSSMELLEVDMKRSLEIGQDFPLKVPTRHLIQTGMTGSTTTVAARAMSVQNMKYEADANIDTVDLKELETEIAQVDQMMEEMEMKVQVAPWAVEAKQEAGAELKSTVSVGNSSVGVISICDEEPKETVEGETGLMKVFAGIIFTAVLLIAGILGYLVINL from the coding sequence ATGGGAAAAGACGAATGCAAGACCATGTTGGATGCGCTAAACAAAGTCACAGCTTGCTACAGGCATCTGGTCATCGCTTTGGGGAGCACGTCTGATTCCCAAAACCTCCGGGAGGAACTTAAAAAGACCCGAAAGAAAGCCCAGGAGCTGGCCGTGGCCAACAGGACTAAACTCACGGGTCTTCTAAAGGACAAAAACATCAGCAAAGATGACCGAGCCGAATACGAGCGCCTCTGGGTGCTCTTCACCAGCAGCATGGAGCTCCTGGAGGTGGACATGAAGCGATCCTTGGAGATCGGGCAGGATTTCCCTCTTAAAGTGCCAACGAGACACCTCATCCAGACAGGAATGACCGGCAGCACCACTACCGTGGCGGCTCGGGCCATGAGCGTCCAAAACATGAAGTACGAAGCCGACGCGAACATCGACACGGTGGACCTCAAAGAGCTGGAGACTGAGATCGCTCAGGTGGACCAGATGATGGAGGAGATGGAGATGAAGGTCCAGGTGGCACCGTGGGCAGTCGAGGCGAAGCAAGAGGCGGGAGCCGAGTTGAAATCCACCGTTAGTGTTGGGAATTCATCGGTGGGAGTCATCTCGATCTGCGACGAGGAACCCAAGGAAACGGTGGAAGGAGAAACTGGGTTGATGAAAGTGTTTGCAGGGATCATTTTCACCGCTGTTTTGCTCATTGCTGGAATTCTGGGCTATCTAGTGATCAATCTATAA